The sequence below is a genomic window from Streptosporangium lutulentum.
AGCTCAAGGGCGACGTAACCGCCCAGGGAGTTTCCCGCCACGTGGGGGTCGCGCAGGCCGAGCAGGTCGAAGAAGGACTCGATCGCGTCGGCGAGGCTTTCCGCCGTGTACGGCGTGCCAGGCGGCAACGGCGGCGAGACGCCGAAGCCGGGGAAGTCCACGGCGATCACATCCCGTCTGGCGGCGAGCCGGTCGAGCACCGGCAGCCATGCCTGCCAGTGATGCCCGATGCCGTGCAGCAGGACCAGGGGAGCCCCGGTCCCGCGTCGTTCGAAGGCCAGCTCCATGTCACCGAGTCAAGCACCGATCGGAGATCGCTTCCAGCCCTGCCCCGCCAAGCTCGGCGCGATTCACCGGAGACCGTTCCGGCTTCTCCGCGGGCGAACTCGGCGAGACCTGGTGAAAAAGGATTCCCGCCTCACCACGCCGGATCGGATCCGGCGTGGTGAGCACGGCTCCGGCCCATCGGACCGGACGCCGCGAGACGGGCCGGGCTCAGCGAGATTTGGTGGGAATCTCGAACCAGACGGCCTTGCCCTCCTTGGTCGGACGCGAGCCCCAGCGCTTGGCGAGCTGGTCGACGAGGTAGAGACCGCGTCCGCCCTCGTCGTTCTCCCCCGCGCTGCGGATGCGGGGAAGCCGCAGGTCCTGGTCGAAGACCTCCACCCAGACGGATTCCCCGCCCCGGCGGATCCGGAGCGTGAACTCCTTCTCGTTGGCGATCTCGTCGTCGAAGCCCGGGACGTCCCACGACTCCTCGAACGGCAGCGGCGGGCCGTCCATCGACAGCTCCCGGCGCGGGATGCTGGCGGTGGCGGCGTGGAGCACGACGTTCGTGACCACCTCGGAGACCAGCAGGCAGGCGAGCTCGGCGCGCTCCTCGGGGACGTCCCAGTCCGTGAACGCCTCCGCCGCCATCCGGCGGGCCTCACCGACCATGATCGGCTGGGCGGGGAAGGTGCGCTCCTCGACCTGGAGATCGTCGGAGGCGGACCTGACCACCAGGATGGCCATGTCGTCGTCGATCTCGCCGGGCACCGCGCCCGTCGCGGCGTCCGCGATGCCCTCCACCGTGATGCCGTCCGCCGCGGCGTCGGTGATCTCGACGAGCTTGCCGCAGAGCAGCGCGAGGGTCTCCTCGTCGTTGGGATTCCTGCCGTCGGCGTCACGCACGGGGCGCCGGTCCACGAGGCCGTCGGTGTAGAGGAGCAGCGCGGCGCCCGGAGGAAGGGTCCGGGTCTCCTCCTTGTAGACCAGGTCGGCGTGGAGGCCCTTGGCGCGCACGCCCAGCGGCTGGCCGACCTCCTTGATGTCGAGCTCGGTGCAGACGCCCTTGATGAGGAGCAACGGCGGGGCGTGACCGGCGTTGGCGAACGAGAGCTGCCTCGACCAGGCGTCGTAGACGAGGTACTGGCAGGTGACGATGGGCGGGATGCTGATGTCCGCGCCGCTCTCGTCCTGCTCGGGGGTGGCGATGATGCGCGTCCACTCGTCGAGCCTGGCGAGGATCTCCGCGGGCGGCTTGTCGTCCTGGGCGAAGGCCCGCAGGGCGGCGCGCAGCTGCCCCATGACGGCCGCGGCCTTGGCGCCCCGGCCCTCGACGTCGCCGATGACGATGCCGACCCGGCCCGCCGACAGCGGGATGACGTCGTACCAGTCGCCGCCGACCTGGGTCTGGATGCCCTGCCCGTGACTGGCCAGGGGTGCGGCGGGGAAGTAGCGGACCGCGATCTCCAGCCCGTCGAGCTGCGGGAGCGCCCTGGGCAGCAGGTATTTCTGGAAGGACTCCGCGGTGTGCCGCTCCTCCTCGAACAGCAGCGCGTTGTCCACCGCCAGCGCCACCCGGGTGGCGATGGCTCCGACGAAGTCGCGGTCGAAGGCGTCGTAGTGCGGGCTGCGCCGGTCGGTCAGGTTCGACAGTCCCAGGTACAGCAGCCCGAGGGTCTCGCCGCGCACGCACAGCGGCGCCACGATGGCCGAGGTCAGCCCGATCTCGGCGGAGAGCCGGGTCTGGGGTTCGCCGGGGCTGGGATAGTTCGTCTGGGAGAAGTCCTCGACGAGGATCGTCTCCTGGCGGCGCAGCGCGATGTCCGCGTAGTGACCCGTCGGGTAGAAGATCTCCGCGCCGAGCGGCGCCCAGGTGTCGGGCGGCGGGCTCCAGCCCAGGACGTGGGTGGAGACCTTGCGGAACAGCCGTCCGTTCTCCATCAGCTCGATGAAGCAGTGGTCGGCGAACTGCGGGACGAGCATCTCGGCGACGCGCTTGAGCGTCTCCTCGACGTAGAGGGAGCCGGCGAGGCGCTCGCCGATCCGCTCCAGCAGACCGAATCGGTCCTTCTCCCGCTCGTTGCTGCGCATCGCCTCGCGGGCGGTGATGACGATGCCCGTCACCGACCCGGAGGGGTGGCGCAGCGGCACGGCCTGGGCGCGGACGTAGATGATCGTCCCGTCTCCGCGCCTGACGTCGAACGTGCCCTCCCAGACGCCGCCCTTGAGCACGTGCTTGGAGAGCTCGACCGCGAGCGGATGGTCCTTCTCCATGATGCCCAGGGAGAGCGAGTGGTCGCGGGGTCCCGAGGTTCCGGGGCGGCCGAACAGCTTCTCCGCGAACGGATTCCAATAGAGCAGATTGCTGAACCTGTCGGTGACAACCACCGCCATTTCGGCATGATCCAGGACGGAACCAGCCGTAAGGTGATCGGCGGCGTCCTGGGAAAGATCCCCCCACCGCTTCATCCGGTGACCGCCCCTCGCGGGCGGGTATGCGCAAAGCGAACCACGGTTGCTCCTGCTGCAGTCTCGGCCGGGGAGTGGAGGGTCTCCCGCAGGGGATTCAACCAAGCGGAGGGGCCTGGGTCAGCGTGTGGAGACGAAGACATGTGCGGCGACGTCTCGCGGAAGCTCCGCAAGATGATTGTCCGCTTTGTCGTCACCTGTCACCCGCACACCATCGTCGCTCGCCGCGAGCATTACCTCGCGTCCGGGTTGTATCCCAACTTGCTTGAGTTTAAGCATCACAGCCGGATCACTTTGCACTTGTTCGCTAATTCGACGAACGACAACGGGTATATCCCTGGGTCCGGCCAGGGCGGCCATCGACGGCAGGGTCTCCCACCTGGTCTCGGGACAGTCCGCGACGCCGAGCTCCTCAAGGCCGGGGATCGGGTTGCCGTGCGGGTCCTCTTTGGGATTGTTGAGCAGGCTGACCAGCCGAGCCTCCACGGACTCGGACATGACGTGCTCCCAGCGGCACGCCTCGATGTGCACGTCTTCCCAGGGAAGACCGATCACATCGGTGAGCAGGCATTCAGCGAGGCGGTGCTTGCGCATGACGCGCGTGGCGAGCGTCCGTCCCAGGTCGGTCATGGTCAGGTGGCGATCACCCTCGACCCGGACCAGGCCGTCGCGCTCCATCCGCGCGACCGTCTGGCTGACGGTCGGACCGCTCTGCTGCAGCCGCTCGGCGATTCGTGCTCGCAGGGGGACGATGCCCTCCTCTTCCAATTCGAAAATCGTCCGGAGGTACATCTCGGTGGTGTCAATCAAACCGTGTGCGGTCAAGGTTCCTCCCGTCCTCTCTCGATGCTACGTCCATCGCGCGACGTTCCCGAGGGGCGGCGCTGAACTGAAAGATCTCGGACCCCGTACCCTATTGCGAGAACCACCTGTGGTGACAAAAGAAGGCAACATCCGAGGCGCTCGAATCCTTCCCAAGCCGCTCAAAGGCTCCGCACCGCGGGACGATATTTTCTGAAGGCCGGCACGCTCATCCCGACGGCGATCACCACGATCGCGCACGCGATCCCGCCGCCCACCCACGCCCCCGTGGCCCCGAACCAGGACGCCGTTCCCCCCGCCCTCAGGTCCCCCAGCCGGGGGCCTCCGGCGACCACAACCATGAACACGCCCTGCATCCGTCCTCGCATGTCGTCGGGCGCGTGGGTCTGCAGGATCGTCTGCCGCCACACCGAGGAGACCAGGTCGGCCGCTCCGCCGAACGCGAGCAGCGCCACCATCAGCCACAGCTGCCCCACGAGTCCGGCGGCGGCGACGGTCAGCCCCCAGAGGGCGATCACATACGTGAGCGCCATGCCCTGGCGCTGGACCCGGCCCACCCAGCCCGACATCAGGCCGCCGATCACCGAACCGATGGCCATGCTCGCCGACAGCCAGCCGAACGCGATCAGCGAACCGCCGAACCGCTCGGCCACGACCTCCGGGAACAGCGCCCTGGGCAGCGCGAACGCCATGGCGATGATGTCCACGACGAACGACATCATCACGATCGGGTGCCCGGAGACGTAGCGCAGGCCGTCCACGACCGACCGCAGGCCGGGACGGGTCACCTCGCCGATCGGCTTGAGCTGCGGCAGCCGTACCGCGGCGTAGAAACCCGCGCCGAACAGCACAGCGTCGATCAGGTAGGCGAAGGTGAAACCGCCCTGGGCGAGCACGACCCCGGCGATCAGCGGGCCGAGCGCGCTGCCGACCCCGCTCACCAGGTAGTTGAGAGTGTTGGCCGCCGGTACGAGATCGACGGGGATCAGCCTGGGGATGATGGCGCCCCGGGTCGGCCCGGTGATGGCGAATCCGGTGGCGTGCACGGCGACGGTCGCCATGAGCAGGCCGATGTTCGTCATGCCGAGGGCCGCCTGGAGCAGGAGCGCGAGTGTCGCGCTCCAGGCGATCAGCGCCCCGACGAGAAGCAGCCTCCGCCGGTCGACCGCGTCGGCGATCGCGCCGCCCCAGAGCCCGAAGATGATCAGAGGGATCAGGTTGGCCGGGCCGAGCATGCCGACCCAGAAGGACGATTTGGTGATGTCGTAGATCTGCGCGCTGACCGCCACCGAGGTGAGCTGGAAGCCGATGAACGACACACCCTGGCCGGCCCAGAGCCGCCGGTAGGCCGCGATGCCGAGCGGACGGGTGTCCACTCCCTGCCTCCGGACGAAGTCCCCGAACCCCACGCCGCTCCCTCCGCCCACCGACAAGACATATGTGGATATATCACTAAAAGGGCGGTTTGGGTGTCACGGGGCCAGGCGCTCGATGATCCACGAATCCCCGGAGCGGCGGTAACGGAGACGGTCGTGCATGCGGTCGAGCTGCCCCTGCCAGAACTCCACCTCCGTCGGCACCACCCGGAATCCGCCCCAGAAGTCCGGCACGGGCGGATCCTCCGGCCAGCGCTCCGCCAGTTCCTCGTAGCGGGCGTCCAGCTCCTCCCTGGAGTGCACGACCGCGGACTGCCGCGACGCCCAGGCCCCGATCCGCGAACCGTACGGACGGGACCTGAAGTAGGCGGCCGACTCCTCGCGCGACAGCCGTACCACCGGCCCGTCCACCCGGACCTGGCGCCGGATGGAGTGCCAGGGGAACAGCAGACCGGCCCGCGGGTTCTCCGCGAGATCACGGCCCTTGCGCGACTCGTAGTTGGTGTAGAAGACGAACCCGTTCTCGTCGTACCCCTTGAGCAACACGGTCCGGGCCGTCGGACGCCCGCCCGCGGAGCTGGTCGCGACCACCATCGCGTTCGGCTCGGGGAGCCCGGCGTCCACGGCCTCGCCGAACCAGGAGGCGAACTGTGACACGGGGTCGGGCGCGAGATCCGCCTCCAGCAGGGGCAGACCTTGATAGGTGCGGCGAAGTCCCGCCAGCGAGGGCGGTCTCGATGTGGCATCCACGGGAAGGTATTCTCCCGTGCCCGGCTGAAAACATGCGCGGCGGCCCCCACCTGGGGCAATCGCGCTTCAGAGGGTCCGGCGGCACACCGTCGCGGCCCAGGGGGTTGAATAAGACCCGCCGGTATCTCGACATCAAGGCTTTGACTTCAAGAAAGGGAGGCAGCCGAGAATGTCCGACTTCAAACCCGGGCTCGAAGGCGTAGTAGCTTTCGAGACGGAGATCGCAGAACCGGACAAAGAAGGGGGCGCCCTGCGGTATCGGGGTGTCGACATCGAAGAGCTGGTCGGCCGTGTCTCCTACGGACACGTGTGGGGCCTGCTCGTCGACAACAAGTTCCAGCCGGGTCTCCCCCCGGCCGAGCCTTACCCCATTCCTGTCCACTCCGGTGACATCCGCGTCGACGTGCAGAGCGCACTGGCCATGCTGGCCCCCGCGTACGGCTTCCGCCAGCTGCTCGACATCGACGAGGACCAGGCCCGCGACGACCTCGCGCGCGCCAGCGTCACCGCACTCAGCTTCGTCGCCCAGTCGGCGCGCGGCCTCGGCCTGCCGATGGTCTCGCAGAGCCAGGTCGACAAGGCCGAAAGCATCGTCGAGCGGTTCATGGTCCGCTGGCGGGGCGAGCCCGACCCCAAGCACGTCAAGGCCATCGACGCCTACTGGACCTCCGCGGCCGAGCACGGCATGAACGCCTCCACGTTCACCGCCCGGGTCATCGCCTCCACCGGCGCCGACGTCGCCGCGGCGATGAGCGGTGCGGTCGGCGCCATGTCCGGACCGCTGCACGGTGGTGCCCCCGCCCGCGTGCTGCACATGATCGAAGGCGTCGAGCAGATGGGCGACGCCAAGCGGTACGTCCAGACGGAGCTCGACAAGGGCCAGCGCCTCATGGGCTTCGGCCACCGCGTCTACCGTGCCGAAGACCCCCGGGCACGGGTGCTCCGCCGTACCGCCAAGGAGCTCAACGCCCCCCGTTACGAGGTCGCCGCGGCACTGGAGCAGGCCGCACTGGAGGAGTTGCACGCCCGCAAGCCCGACCGGGTGCTCGCCACCAACGTCGAGTACTGGGCCGCGGTCATCCTGGACTTCGCCGAAGTTCCCCCTCACATGTTCACTTCGATGTTCACCTGCGCTCGCACCGCGGGCTGGGCGGCCCACATTCTTGAGCAGAAGCGCACGGGCAGGCTCGTCCGCCCCAGCGCAGACTACGTGGGCCCGCCGCA
It includes:
- a CDS encoding citrate synthase 2 translates to MSDFKPGLEGVVAFETEIAEPDKEGGALRYRGVDIEELVGRVSYGHVWGLLVDNKFQPGLPPAEPYPIPVHSGDIRVDVQSALAMLAPAYGFRQLLDIDEDQARDDLARASVTALSFVAQSARGLGLPMVSQSQVDKAESIVERFMVRWRGEPDPKHVKAIDAYWTSAAEHGMNASTFTARVIASTGADVAAAMSGAVGAMSGPLHGGAPARVLHMIEGVEQMGDAKRYVQTELDKGQRLMGFGHRVYRAEDPRARVLRRTAKELNAPRYEVAAALEQAALEELHARKPDRVLATNVEYWAAVILDFAEVPPHMFTSMFTCARTAGWAAHILEQKRTGRLVRPSADYVGPPQRSVNEVPGASEVVDAL
- a CDS encoding ATP-binding SpoIIE family protein phosphatase, giving the protein MKRWGDLSQDAADHLTAGSVLDHAEMAVVVTDRFSNLLYWNPFAEKLFGRPGTSGPRDHSLSLGIMEKDHPLAVELSKHVLKGGVWEGTFDVRRGDGTIIYVRAQAVPLRHPSGSVTGIVITAREAMRSNEREKDRFGLLERIGERLAGSLYVEETLKRVAEMLVPQFADHCFIELMENGRLFRKVSTHVLGWSPPPDTWAPLGAEIFYPTGHYADIALRRQETILVEDFSQTNYPSPGEPQTRLSAEIGLTSAIVAPLCVRGETLGLLYLGLSNLTDRRSPHYDAFDRDFVGAIATRVALAVDNALLFEEERHTAESFQKYLLPRALPQLDGLEIAVRYFPAAPLASHGQGIQTQVGGDWYDVIPLSAGRVGIVIGDVEGRGAKAAAVMGQLRAALRAFAQDDKPPAEILARLDEWTRIIATPEQDESGADISIPPIVTCQYLVYDAWSRQLSFANAGHAPPLLLIKGVCTELDIKEVGQPLGVRAKGLHADLVYKEETRTLPPGAALLLYTDGLVDRRPVRDADGRNPNDEETLALLCGKLVEITDAAADGITVEGIADAATGAVPGEIDDDMAILVVRSASDDLQVEERTFPAQPIMVGEARRMAAEAFTDWDVPEERAELACLLVSEVVTNVVLHAATASIPRRELSMDGPPLPFEESWDVPGFDDEIANEKEFTLRIRRGGESVWVEVFDQDLRLPRIRSAGENDEGGRGLYLVDQLAKRWGSRPTKEGKAVWFEIPTKSR
- the pdxH gene encoding pyridoxamine 5'-phosphate oxidase gives rise to the protein MDATSRPPSLAGLRRTYQGLPLLEADLAPDPVSQFASWFGEAVDAGLPEPNAMVVATSSAGGRPTARTVLLKGYDENGFVFYTNYESRKGRDLAENPRAGLLFPWHSIRRQVRVDGPVVRLSREESAAYFRSRPYGSRIGAWASRQSAVVHSREELDARYEELAERWPEDPPVPDFWGGFRVVPTEVEFWQGQLDRMHDRLRYRRSGDSWIIERLAP
- a CDS encoding metal-dependent transcriptional regulator → MTAHGLIDTTEMYLRTIFELEEEGIVPLRARIAERLQQSGPTVSQTVARMERDGLVRVEGDRHLTMTDLGRTLATRVMRKHRLAECLLTDVIGLPWEDVHIEACRWEHVMSESVEARLVSLLNNPKEDPHGNPIPGLEELGVADCPETRWETLPSMAALAGPRDIPVVVRRISEQVQSDPAVMLKLKQVGIQPGREVMLAASDDGVRVTGDDKADNHLAELPRDVAAHVFVSTR
- a CDS encoding MFS transporter; this encodes MGFGDFVRRQGVDTRPLGIAAYRRLWAGQGVSFIGFQLTSVAVSAQIYDITKSSFWVGMLGPANLIPLIIFGLWGGAIADAVDRRRLLLVGALIAWSATLALLLQAALGMTNIGLLMATVAVHATGFAITGPTRGAIIPRLIPVDLVPAANTLNYLVSGVGSALGPLIAGVVLAQGGFTFAYLIDAVLFGAGFYAAVRLPQLKPIGEVTRPGLRSVVDGLRYVSGHPIVMMSFVVDIIAMAFALPRALFPEVVAERFGGSLIAFGWLSASMAIGSVIGGLMSGWVGRVQRQGMALTYVIALWGLTVAAAGLVGQLWLMVALLAFGGAADLVSSVWRQTILQTHAPDDMRGRMQGVFMVVVAGGPRLGDLRAGGTASWFGATGAWVGGGIACAIVVIAVGMSVPAFRKYRPAVRSL